The following nucleotide sequence is from Sphingomonas panacisoli.
GCTGTTCACGCAGCCGGCCGACGGAACCTATGCCGGCAATCTGACCGGCGCCGGGACCGTGACGAAGGCGGGCGCAGGCAACCTGACGCTATCCGGCACCAACTCGGGCTTCAGCGGCACGACCAACCTCAACGGCGGCACGGTATCGATCGCGTCGGCGGCGAATATCGGCACGGGTACGCTGGCGTTCAACGGCGGCACGCTGGCGACGACCGGCGCGACGACGCTGGCCAATGCGGTGACGCTGGGCGCCGGTGGCGGCACGATCAACACGGGAGCGGCGACGACTCTGTCCGGTGTGATCTCAGGCACGGGCGCGCTGACCAAGACCGGCACCGCCAATCTAACGCTGTCGGGCGCCAACACCTATAGCGGCGGCACCACCGTTTCGGCGGGGACTCTGACGGGGACGACAACGTCGCTGCAGGGCGCGATCGTCAACAACGCCGCAGTCGTGTTCGATCAGACCGGCGCCGGCACTTATGCGGGCAACCTGTCGGGTACCGGCACGCTGACGAAGGCGGGTACTGGCACGGTCACGCTGACCGGCACCAACACCTATACCGGCGCGACGACCGTGTCGGCGGGTACGTTGATCGCCGGAGGCACCGGCATCGGCGACACGTCGGCGGTGACCGTTGCGACGGGCGCTACGTTCCAGCTGGCTGCCAATGAAACGATCGGCAGCCTGGCCGGCGCGGGCGCAGTCAATCTCGGCGCCTTCACGTTGACCACGGGCGGAAACGGCACATCGACCGCGGTAACCGGCACGCTCGCCGGCACGGCGATCACCAAGGTCGGTGCGGGCGACTTCGCGCTGAACGGCACCGGCACCCTGACGGGCGGCGTCGCGGTCAACGCCGGGTCGGTCTCGATCGGTGGCACCTATACCAGCCCCGCGACGGTCGCGTCGGCTGCCACGCTCAACATCCTGGCGGCCGGGAAGCTGACCGGCAACGTCACGGCCGCGGCAGGCTCGTTCACCAAGGTCAACGGTACGCTGACCGGCAATGTGGCCAATGCCGGTACGCTGTCGGGTACCGGCACGATCGTCGGTGCCGTCACCAACACCGGTACGGTCGCACCGGGCAACAGCCCGGGCATCCTCAACATCACCGGCAGCTACACGCAGACCGCCGCCGGCACGCTGGCGATCGAACTGACGCCGTCGGCGGTTGCAGGGACCGGCTATGATCGAGTCGCCGTCAGTGGCGCCCCCGGTACGGCCGCGCTTGCAGGTACGCTGGCACTGACGCCATCGACCGGCCTGTACGTTGCCGGCACGACCTATGACATTGTGACGGCGACGGGTGGTGTCACAGGCGCGTTCGCGACGGTCAGCGGCGGTACGATTTCGCCGTTCCTGAGCTTCACGCCGACCGGGATCGTGACGATCGCCGGCACCAACCAGGTGTATCGCCTGACGGTGACGCGGACCGCGTACGCGACGGGCCTGGGCAGCTCGGCCAACGCCAATCGTACGGCGGTCGCCAACGGCTTCCAGGCGTTGGTTGCCGGCGCGACCGGCGACGCCGCGACACTGGTGGTCGCCGTAGACAACATGACGGCGGCGCAGGCGGCGACGTTCTTCGATCAGGCGAGCCCCGAGGCCTATGGCGGATACGTCACCGGGCTTCAGGACCAGGGTCAGTTGTTCACCCGCCAGATCCAGCTTCATCTCGTCAACGGACGGAGCGGGGAAGGAGCCAAGGCAGGCGTCTGGGGCGGCCTCTACGGTCAATGGGGCAAGGGCAAGGACCGTGGTATCTATATCGGTTCCGACCAGGATATCGTCGGCGGGACGCTCGGGGTCGATTTCGCGTCGGGTCCGCTGACCTTCGGCGTGGCCGGCGGCTACTCCGAAAATACCGTCAAGTTCCGCGCCGGGACGTCGAACGGCAAGGAGAAGAGTTGGCAGGCCGGCGGCTATGTCGGTTACAACCCTGGAAATGGTGTCGGAGCGGACTTGCAGCTGGCCTATATCAACGGCGACATCGACGCGACGCGCTCGATCGCGGTTGCCGGATCCACACGGATCGCGGCCGGCAGCACCAGCGGCAATTTGTTCAAGGCGGTCGGTACGGTCGGATATGACTTCGGCAAGGACGGCAGCAAGATCCGTCCGTTCGTCGGCGTCGATTACAGCACCGGCAACCTGAAGGCGTTCTCCGAAACCGGCGCCAATGCCGCCAATTTGAACGTTGCACGTATCGACGCGGATCGCACCGACCTGCTGGTCGGTGTAGATGTGGCGCTCAAGGCGGGCACGATCACGCCGTACGCACGGGCAGCATATCGGTATCGGACGGACGACAAGAACACCGCGATCACCGCGTCGTTCAATGGGGTCGGCGGGTCGGCCTTTACGGTCACGAGTGCCGGCGCCGGCCAGTCCCAGGTCGATGTCGATGCGGGCGTTAGCGTCGCAATCGGCAAAGGCGGGGCGTTCTCGGTCGGCTATCAAGGTTCGTTCCGCAACGATCGCGACCGTCACGGCGTGTCGGCGCAACTAAGCTTCGGCTTCTAATTAACGACCTGAACTGCGGAAAAGGCCGCCTGATCGACTTGGCGATCAGGCGGCCTTTTTATATTCCTGGCGGGACGATCAGAGTTCTCTGTGGTTCCGGTCTACCGGTATGACGTCCGCGATGAACGCTCAAGAACGCCGCTATCCTGTCTCGCTCACCAAAAGCTGCCCGTCCGCTTGCCACCCAATGGCGGACGTTAGTCACCAGACAAATGGAACGACCGTTTTCGGGGACGCGGCAATCGCCGGCAACGACCGGATTTGGGGGGCGTTTCTGACGATAGGCCTGCCGAAGATCTGTGCGGTCTCGACTGGACTGCGCACTTCATTTGCCGAACCAAACGATGAAAACCTCTGGTGAAATTCGCCGCTAAAGATAGAGGTATTGCGCCGTATGTGCGCGTTTTCAATCGGTTGGCGGCTGCGTCGCTCGCAGGAGCTACAGGCGCTAGCAATAACGGCCGCAGTCTCATCCCAGCGATTACGGCGGTGCCGGTGGATAAGATGCTGCCGATAGGTATCTTATACGCCGATACTATCGGATTGACCGACACCGATATCGCCGCCGCTCTCACTTATGACCGCGAAGCGCGCACTCGACAAAACTTGCGCGATGGTCTGCGTCAGAACTGAAGGGTCTGGCGCCCATCGAGAGCACAGAGCCTAATGAAATCCCAGGCGATCGAGCCAGTTCGGCTCGCGCGCAATAGATCCCCGCAGAAGTTAGTCCTGCAAGCTACTTGACGTTAAGTTTGTTCCTGATTCGCATAGAACGACCTCGAACACGTGGTTAGCGTGGTCGCTCTGACACTCCAGTCATGAGTTTGGTCATAACTCTGGCGGCGGTCTAACGCGACCGGTGGCCGCCCAATGCGGTCAACACTTTGTCAGAAAACGGCAGAAATCTGACGTTTATAGCAATTGCATCGGTTCGGAACGGTTCGCCGCGATCCGGGATCTGGCGGAGACGGAGGGATTCGAACCCTCGGTACGGTTTCCCGTACGACGCTTTAGCAAAGCGTTGGTTTCAGCCACTCACCCACGTCTCCACGCAGCGGCGAAGCGCGGGCTATAGCGACGGTGGGGGCACCGATCAACCAAGGGATTCCGACTCGCTTGGACGCGAAAGGGACTCGGGTCGTCGCTCGCTTCCCGCCTTATTCATTGCCGGGCAATCCGCCAGGCGCTTAGCTCCGCATTCAGTATCGGGTGGGGAGTGCGGCACATGCGCCGGTTGATGACGATAATCGCGTTGGCGTGTGCGGCGCTGACCGGGCCGGTGGCGGCGCAGGTGACCACGATCGATCCCAATGCGGCGATCGACGGCGATCTCAAGAATCCGCGTCCCGCGCCCGCGCCGAGCTATGCGTCGCCGCCGCCGCTCGCCGCGGACGAGCGCCCCGCGCCGCAGGATGCTCCACCCCCGCCGCAGGATCAGACCGCGACCGTCGCGCCGCCCGACGTGCCGGCGACCACCGGCCCGACCTATGACAAGGGCGACGTGCTGAGCGCGGCGGAAGGCGTGTTCGGCAAGGGCGCCAAGGGCCTGGCCGACATCATCGAGAAGATCCTGGCCAAGCAGGGCCGGCCCAACGCCTATATCGCCGGCAAGGAAGCGTCGGGCGCGTTCGTCGTCGGCGCGCGCTACGGCTCGGGCATCCTGAGCCATGCGGTCGCGGGTCAGCAGAAGATCTATTGGCGGGGGCCCTCGGTCGGGTTCGACGTCGGCGGCGACGCGACCAAGGTCTTCGTCCTGGTCTACAACCTCTACGACACCGAGGACGCGTTCAACAAACAGTTCATCGGCGGCGAGGGTCGGCTGTACTTCGTCGGCGGTTTTTCGGCGACGTACATCCGCCGCGGCGACATCGTGATGATCCCCGTCCGCCTCGGCGTCGGCTGGCGCGCGGGGATCAATGCCGGGTATGTGAAGTTCCGGCACAAGGGCAGCTGGGTACCGTTCTGACCGAATGCGGCCTGCCGTACGCTACGGCAGGACTCGCATCGGTCCGGCCGGCGGAGCGTAGCTCCGTCCGACGACGCGGCTTCGCCGCGGCGGGCCGCGTTTCTTGAAGGGCAGAAGCGGGACCCCGGATCAAGTCCGGGGTGACGAGGGAAGTGGAGGCTAGCTCAACCTAACCCGCAACTCTCCATCCCAGCGTCTGCCCGGCATGGAACGGCACGACGTCGCCCAGGCGATCCGGCACGGTGACGGGCGCGCGTTCCAGCGTCACCGTCCCCTCGTTCAACGGCAGCCCGTAGAATCGTGGCCCATGCTCGCTCGCGAATCCCTCGAACCGATCGAGCGCGCCCTCCTCATCGAACACCGCGACATAGCTTTCCAGCGCGAACGGCGCGTTGAAGATGCCGGCGCACCCGCAATCCATTTCCTTGCGACCGATCGCGTGCGGCGCACTATCGGTGCCGAGGAAGAACTTCGGCGACCCCGACACCGCCGCCGCGCGCACCGCGAGGCGATGCCGCTCGCGCTTGACCACCGGCAGGCAGTAAGCGTGCGGGCGGAGACCGCCGTCGAACAAGGCGTTGCGGTTGAGGTGGAGGTGCTGCGGCGTGATCGTCGCAGCCACGGTCGGCCCGGCGTCGCGAACGAAGTCGGCGGCATCGGCAGTGGTGATGTGTTCGAGCACGATCTTGAGCGCGGGGAAATCGCGCACCAGCCCGATCAGCGTGCGCTCGATGAACACCGCCTCGCGGTCGAACACGTCGATCTCGCGGTCGGTCACCTCGCCATGGATCAGGAGCGGCATCCCCGCCGCCTGCATCGCGTCGAACACGGGGGCCAGCGCGGCGATGTCGGTGACGCCGTGCGCGGAGTTGGTCGTCGCGTGCGCGGGGTAGAGCTTGCACGCCGCGAATACGCCCTCGCGGTAGCCGCGCACGATCTCGTCGGCGTCGGCATCGTCGGTCAGGTAGCACGTCATCAGGGGGGTGAAGCCGCTGTCCGCGGGCAGCGCCGCGAAAATGCGGTCGCGATACGCCGCCGCCCCCGCGATGCTCGTCACCGGCGGGGTGAGGTTGGGCATGACGATCGCGCGCGCGAACTGCCGCGCGGTGTATGATGCAACCGCCGCCAGCATCTCGCCGTCGCGCAGGTGGACGTGCCAGTCGTCGGGGCGGCGGATGGTGAGGGTGTCGGTCATGGCGCTATCCGGTAATGCGCATGGCGATCCTTCGCCAGCCCCCTGCAACCAGTGCTCCTGCGAAGGCAGGAGCCTAGGGTTGTGCAGTCCTTCATCATCCTGGGCTCCTGCTTTCGCAGGAGCACATAAACGCGACGGTTGGAATCACAACGGACGCGCTTAGGTTGGGAGGATGAGCGAAGGAACCACTCTCACCGACCGCGCGCTGATCCGGGTCGCGGGCGACGACGTGCGCGGTTTCCTGCAGGGGCTGGTCACGCAGGATGTGCTCACGCTCGACGCATCGGCGCCGCGCTGGTCGGGGTTGCTGACACCGCAGGGCAAGGCGTTGTTCGATTTCCTGCTCTGGGCCGACGGCGACGCCGTGCTGATCGATGGCGAGGCGGCCGAGGCGGCCGGCCTGGTGCGACGGCTGTCGATGTACCGCCTGCGCCGCCCCATCACGATCGAGCGCGTCGCGGGTGCGGTGCATTGGGCGAAGGATCACGACCTCGGCGTTCCCGACCCGCGGCTCCC
It contains:
- a CDS encoding autotransporter outer membrane beta-barrel domain-containing protein; this encodes MISLSTARRLLLTTALAPVPMFLFAGEAKADCLPNANGTNVTCVLNDPDGYKAGVDNPTTNGVTIDIINGATVGTPAATGPLLVVGTASAVNNQGTITVAAGQTAIYAGGGSTVNNAAISLGLTGNTIFGATATGQVNTFNNLKTVAGTGTVNGNVTSGGVTVFNNQGNFTGNLTTTGDTTVANTGVFTGNMVLGAGNDTITNTGTITGNIDMGAGTNFISFNSQASLPTGTLTAATSGTNTIQLTGTGAATLNIAVTNFDVLNKDGTGTWTLGQAITLDDRINVNAGTLATPDAGFLGGNKIVNNATVQFTNAASGTYSGVMSGTGVVNVGGGGAGVTTFSGANTYTGDTTITGGTLRVIGGAAIADTGKVVVTAPGIFDVGAAETVGEIGGNGSITLSGGTLTVGKGTFSGVISGTNGLTKNTTGTLVLSGANTFTGAATVTDGTLELQGGNAIGNTTAVVVNAAAGPPATSGRLLVTNAETIGSLSGNGGSVVLTANLTTGDAGNTSYAGVISGAGALLKQGTGTFTLTGANAYSGGTVVLAGTLEGNTTSLQGAILVNAGGTLLFTQPADGTYAGNLTGAGTVTKAGAGNLTLSGTNSGFSGTTNLNGGTVSIASAANIGTGTLAFNGGTLATTGATTLANAVTLGAGGGTINTGAATTLSGVISGTGALTKTGTANLTLSGANTYSGGTTVSAGTLTGTTTSLQGAIVNNAAVVFDQTGAGTYAGNLSGTGTLTKAGTGTVTLTGTNTYTGATTVSAGTLIAGGTGIGDTSAVTVATGATFQLAANETIGSLAGAGAVNLGAFTLTTGGNGTSTAVTGTLAGTAITKVGAGDFALNGTGTLTGGVAVNAGSVSIGGTYTSPATVASAATLNILAAGKLTGNVTAAAGSFTKVNGTLTGNVANAGTLSGTGTIVGAVTNTGTVAPGNSPGILNITGSYTQTAAGTLAIELTPSAVAGTGYDRVAVSGAPGTAALAGTLALTPSTGLYVAGTTYDIVTATGGVTGAFATVSGGTISPFLSFTPTGIVTIAGTNQVYRLTVTRTAYATGLGSSANANRTAVANGFQALVAGATGDAATLVVAVDNMTAAQAATFFDQASPEAYGGYVTGLQDQGQLFTRQIQLHLVNGRSGEGAKAGVWGGLYGQWGKGKDRGIYIGSDQDIVGGTLGVDFASGPLTFGVAGGYSENTVKFRAGTSNGKEKSWQAGGYVGYNPGNGVGADLQLAYINGDIDATRSIAVAGSTRIAAGSTSGNLFKAVGTVGYDFGKDGSKIRPFVGVDYSTGNLKAFSETGANAANLNVARIDADRTDLLVGVDVALKAGTITPYARAAYRYRTDDKNTAITASFNGVGGSAFTVTSAGAGQSQVDVDAGVSVAIGKGGAFSVGYQGSFRNDRDRHGVSAQLSFGF
- a CDS encoding DUF1134 domain-containing protein; its protein translation is MRRLMTIIALACAALTGPVAAQVTTIDPNAAIDGDLKNPRPAPAPSYASPPPLAADERPAPQDAPPPPQDQTATVAPPDVPATTGPTYDKGDVLSAAEGVFGKGAKGLADIIEKILAKQGRPNAYIAGKEASGAFVVGARYGSGILSHAVAGQQKIYWRGPSVGFDVGGDATKVFVLVYNLYDTEDAFNKQFIGGEGRLYFVGGFSATYIRRGDIVMIPVRLGVGWRAGINAGYVKFRHKGSWVPF
- the pyrC gene encoding dihydroorotase, translated to MTDTLTIRRPDDWHVHLRDGEMLAAVASYTARQFARAIVMPNLTPPVTSIAGAAAYRDRIFAALPADSGFTPLMTCYLTDDADADEIVRGYREGVFAACKLYPAHATTNSAHGVTDIAALAPVFDAMQAAGMPLLIHGEVTDREIDVFDREAVFIERTLIGLVRDFPALKIVLEHITTADAADFVRDAGPTVAATITPQHLHLNRNALFDGGLRPHAYCLPVVKRERHRLAVRAAAVSGSPKFFLGTDSAPHAIGRKEMDCGCAGIFNAPFALESYVAVFDEEGALDRFEGFASEHGPRFYGLPLNEGTVTLERAPVTVPDRLGDVVPFHAGQTLGWRVAG